One genomic window of Mucilaginibacter sp. SJ includes the following:
- a CDS encoding FtsB family cell division protein: MKIIQPVSMKRLIDLFKNKFFLVTIAFVVWMIFFDRNDLFSQYQYHQQVKKLRLERDFYKAQTDQVTKELKELTTNPQQMEKFAREKYLMKKANEDVYVVIPETKEK; this comes from the coding sequence ATGAAAATTATCCAGCCGGTATCAATGAAACGCCTTATAGATCTTTTCAAGAACAAGTTTTTCCTGGTTACCATTGCTTTTGTGGTGTGGATGATATTTTTTGACAGGAACGATCTTTTTTCGCAATACCAATACCACCAGCAGGTTAAAAAACTAAGGCTCGAGCGCGATTTCTACAAAGCCCAAACCGACCAGGTGACCAAGGAACTTAAAGAATTGACCACCAACCCCCAGCAAATGGAAAAATTTGCCCGCGAAAAGTACCTCATGAAAAAAGCCAATGAGGATGTTTACGTGGTAATCCCCGAAACGAAGGAGAAGTAA
- a CDS encoding endonuclease domain-containing protein produces the protein MVKIIPYNPKLKATARKLRKEMTFGEVLLWNELKENKLPGFDFDRQRGMDNYIVDFYCKELMLAIEVDGRYHNYEDVLIKDDVRQAKLESFGVKFLRFAEADVKDDLPNVLRAIEGMIIEIVKDDSSIELPKDFDRTLLE, from the coding sequence ATGGTTAAAATCATCCCATACAACCCCAAACTAAAAGCAACCGCCAGAAAACTTCGAAAAGAAATGACTTTTGGCGAGGTTCTCCTGTGGAATGAATTAAAAGAAAATAAGCTACCGGGTTTCGACTTTGATCGTCAGCGTGGTATGGATAATTATATAGTCGACTTTTATTGCAAGGAACTAATGCTGGCAATTGAAGTAGATGGGCGGTATCATAATTATGAAGATGTTTTGATTAAGGATGATGTCAGACAAGCGAAATTAGAAAGCTTCGGTGTTAAATTTTTAAGGTTCGCCGAGGCGGATGTAAAAGATGATCTGCCTAATGTATTACGGGCTATTGAAGGGATGATAATTGAGATTGTGAAAGACGACTCTTCGATTGAACTGCCGAAAGATTTTGATAGAACATTGTTGGAATAG
- the lspA gene encoding signal peptidase II produces the protein MNKKGILRILGIVLVLVLSIGLDRVTKIYVREHIHISDNVFVIKNFFTILHAENTGAFLSLGDSLQNPWKFILLSLLPLLALAFGVFYVMLKPSIGKLTTTGIVLVIAGGAGNLYDRMLYGSVTDFMHMNFGIFQTGVFNVADVSIMIGMGLILLESWQKDRKAKKEQGTPDTETLAA, from the coding sequence ATGAACAAAAAAGGGATTTTGAGGATATTGGGTATAGTGCTGGTATTAGTTTTAAGCATCGGGCTTGACAGGGTTACTAAAATTTACGTTAGGGAGCATATTCACATCAGCGATAACGTTTTTGTTATCAAAAACTTTTTCACCATTCTGCATGCCGAAAACACGGGAGCTTTTTTAAGTCTTGGCGATTCGCTGCAAAACCCATGGAAATTCATCCTGCTATCATTGCTGCCCTTACTGGCCCTTGCCTTTGGCGTTTTTTATGTCATGCTAAAACCATCAATAGGTAAATTAACCACCACAGGTATCGTTTTGGTTATTGCCGGTGGCGCAGGTAACCTGTACGACAGGATGCTTTATGGCAGCGTAACAGATTTTATGCACATGAACTTCGGAATCTTCCAAACAGGCGTATTTAATGTGGCCGATGTATCTATTATGATAGGTATGGGCTTAATCCTGCTGGAATCATGGCAAAAGGACCGTAAGGCCAAAAAGGAACAAGGAACTCCTGATACCGAAACGCTGGCAGCCTAA
- a CDS encoding DEAD/DEAH box helicase, whose product MSFENLNLIEPILKALKTEGYTTPTPIQAQAIPIILQHQDLLGCAQTGTGKTAAFAIPTLQLLHQDRIAHKEQKTIKALVLTPTRELALQIGESFTNYGKHTGLKNLVIFGGVSQNPQVDALRRGVDILVATPGRLLDLMNQRYVHLEHVKFLILDEADRMLDMGFVNDVKKIIAKVPAKRQTLFFSATMPKEIQSLADSILNNPEKVEVTPVSSTADTIQQAVYYVDKGDKKSLLIHILKDKDIKTVLVFTRTKHGADKVVKDLNRVGITAEAIHGNKSQNARQRALTNFKNRTTRVLIATDIAARGIDIDDLTHVINYELPNVPETYVHRIGRTGRAGANGIAFSFCDAEELEFLKDIHKLIAKQIPIEEGHPYPLSPAAMAAKINEAPKKGGSGGGQRGGGGRGGNRRSGGSGGGNSRSAGNNRSGGNRRSGGNRSEAGKSGGKSGMSGAKRG is encoded by the coding sequence ATGTCATTCGAAAATTTAAATTTAATTGAGCCAATCCTCAAGGCTTTAAAAACAGAGGGATATACCACACCTACTCCAATACAGGCACAAGCCATTCCTATTATATTACAACACCAGGATTTATTGGGCTGTGCCCAAACAGGCACCGGCAAAACCGCGGCTTTTGCTATCCCTACCCTGCAATTATTACACCAGGACAGGATAGCTCACAAAGAGCAAAAAACCATTAAAGCATTGGTTTTAACCCCAACCCGCGAGCTTGCCCTTCAAATTGGTGAAAGTTTTACCAATTATGGCAAACATACAGGCCTTAAAAACCTCGTAATATTTGGCGGCGTATCACAAAACCCTCAGGTTGATGCTTTGCGTCGCGGTGTTGATATTTTAGTGGCAACCCCGGGGCGTTTGCTGGATTTGATGAACCAGCGTTATGTTCACCTGGAGCATGTTAAATTCCTGATATTGGATGAGGCCGACCGTATGTTAGATATGGGCTTTGTTAATGATGTTAAAAAGATCATAGCCAAAGTACCGGCCAAAAGGCAAACCCTGTTCTTTTCGGCTACCATGCCCAAGGAGATCCAGAGCCTGGCCGACAGCATCCTGAACAATCCCGAAAAAGTTGAAGTTACCCCGGTTTCATCAACTGCCGATACCATACAACAAGCCGTTTATTATGTTGATAAGGGAGATAAGAAGTCGTTGCTGATCCACATTCTGAAAGATAAGGACATTAAAACCGTTTTGGTATTTACCCGTACCAAACACGGTGCCGATAAAGTGGTGAAAGACTTAAACCGGGTTGGCATTACTGCCGAAGCCATCCACGGCAATAAATCACAAAATGCAAGGCAGCGGGCTTTAACCAACTTTAAAAATCGCACAACCCGCGTACTGATAGCTACAGATATCGCAGCACGTGGCATTGATATTGACGACCTTACACACGTTATCAACTATGAGTTGCCAAACGTACCCGAAACTTATGTGCACCGTATTGGCCGTACAGGCCGGGCTGGCGCCAATGGCATAGCATTTTCATTTTGCGATGCCGAAGAACTGGAATTTTTGAAAGATATCCACAAGCTGATAGCCAAACAGATTCCGATTGAAGAAGGTCACCCGTACCCGCTTAGTCCGGCGGCTATGGCAGCTAAAATAAACGAAGCGCCTAAAAAAGGCGGCTCAGGCGGTGGCCAACGCGGTGGAGGTGGTCGCGGCGGTAACCGCAGATCAGGAGGCAGCGGTGGCGGTAATAGCCGTTCGGCTGGCAATAATCGTTCGGGTGGTAACAGAAGGTCTGGGGGTAACCGTTCAGAAGCCGGTAAATCCGGCGGCAAAAGCGGCATGAGTGGGGCTAAGAGAGGATAA
- a CDS encoding TonB-dependent receptor, whose amino-acid sequence MRKLFTLLLLVIAFSARSQTRGDLSGTVTDSKSQPIAGASVYLLNTNYQTSADRSGKFILKSITAGKYTLHISAIGYAAKNIPVTMIGTSRPITIQLNDASNQLDEVTVSAQKTEEQAQRVPFSISTLSAKQIQDYRLWDLKDLTAIVPNLNSGAPGDGRTVTGIRGIVTTSYDPAVATYVDGVNQYGLDTYIPQLLDVDRIEVLRGPQGTLYGRNATGGVINVITKQPSNTLSGFAGVDVGNYNQQRYTLGIKAPLIKDKLYLGVAGIYSGFNGFYTNTFNNAHFDKQHYFLGNYYLKFLATSKLAFMLNVKNYNNRNNGAFTLAGSPDDALSHPFEVNQNATTKMVDNTFQSSLTANYSGNDFNFTSQTSYQVNNRYYTTPIDGDFSPIDAVSIINNYGGKWNKVKTTIQEFRFTSPASSTSKLKWAAGTYGFYHYAPNRQGTYFGDDAGAVGSPMTDFTSINTNTDRNYGIAVYGQATYAVNEQFDITAGLRYDYEHKKENVMGEFLPKGGESVVTRSDTSSTAHYKAFTPKVSLAYHVSAHNNLFATYSRGFRAGGITELGSDPSSPPLYSFKPEYSNNFEVGSKNDFLDNRLRVNVTAFYTRVTDAQVPTLILPDAITVTKNAGKLSSKGIEAEINATPIKGLEFDYNFGYTRARYTTLVVGNNGEEVNLKGNKQIYTPNITSMLALQYGYDLGGLLKTKLIARGEWRYLGDQYFDLANQIEQKGYNKFNARVGVSTKRFGLFFWESNIANKKYIDYAYDFGATHLGNPRTYGVSLNTTF is encoded by the coding sequence ATGCGCAAATTATTTACTTTATTACTCCTTGTTATTGCATTTTCGGCCCGGAGCCAAACCAGGGGTGATTTATCGGGCACCGTTACCGATAGCAAGAGCCAGCCTATCGCGGGCGCTTCGGTGTACCTGCTCAATACCAACTACCAAACCAGTGCCGACAGGAGCGGGAAATTTATTTTAAAAAGTATAACTGCCGGGAAATATACCTTGCATATCAGCGCTATTGGCTATGCGGCTAAAAACATCCCGGTAACTATGATCGGTACCAGTCGCCCGATAACAATCCAGTTGAATGATGCCAGCAACCAGTTGGATGAGGTTACGGTATCTGCGCAAAAAACAGAAGAACAGGCCCAACGCGTACCATTCAGTATTTCAACTTTATCAGCTAAACAAATCCAGGATTACAGGCTTTGGGATTTGAAGGATCTTACTGCCATTGTACCTAACTTAAATTCAGGTGCTCCCGGCGATGGTCGTACAGTAACAGGCATCCGCGGTATTGTTACCACATCATACGATCCGGCTGTGGCTACTTACGTTGATGGTGTAAACCAATACGGACTGGATACCTATATCCCCCAATTACTGGATGTGGATAGGATAGAAGTGCTTCGTGGCCCGCAGGGAACGCTTTATGGCCGTAATGCTACCGGCGGTGTTATCAATGTGATCACCAAGCAGCCATCAAACACCCTGAGCGGTTTTGCCGGTGTTGACGTGGGTAATTACAATCAGCAACGTTATACCCTCGGCATCAAAGCCCCTCTGATAAAAGATAAATTGTATTTAGGCGTAGCAGGTATATATTCTGGTTTCAATGGTTTTTATACCAATACATTTAACAATGCCCATTTTGACAAACAGCACTATTTTTTGGGTAACTATTACCTGAAGTTTTTGGCTACCTCCAAACTGGCCTTTATGCTGAATGTAAAAAATTACAACAACCGCAACAATGGCGCGTTCACCTTAGCAGGTTCGCCTGATGATGCTTTAAGCCATCCTTTTGAGGTTAACCAGAACGCTACGACTAAAATGGTTGATAATACTTTCCAGTCATCATTAACGGCCAACTACAGCGGCAATGATTTTAATTTCACTTCGCAAACATCCTACCAGGTAAACAACCGCTATTATACTACACCTATCGATGGCGATTTTTCCCCTATCGACGCCGTATCTATCATAAATAATTATGGCGGCAAATGGAACAAGGTAAAAACCACCATCCAGGAGTTCCGCTTTACTTCGCCGGCATCATCAACCTCAAAATTGAAATGGGCAGCCGGTACTTATGGCTTTTATCACTATGCGCCAAACAGGCAGGGTACTTACTTTGGTGACGATGCCGGCGCTGTTGGCTCACCGATGACTGATTTTACCAGCATCAATACTAATACCGACCGAAACTATGGCATAGCTGTTTACGGACAGGCTACTTATGCCGTGAATGAGCAGTTTGATATCACAGCTGGTTTGCGTTATGACTACGAGCATAAAAAGGAAAACGTAATGGGCGAGTTCCTGCCAAAGGGCGGCGAGTCGGTGGTTACCCGTTCGGATACGTCGTCAACGGCACATTACAAAGCCTTTACGCCTAAGGTTAGCCTGGCTTATCATGTATCAGCACATAATAACCTGTTTGCTACTTACAGCCGCGGTTTCCGCGCGGGAGGCATTACCGAGTTGGGTTCTGATCCTTCGTCTCCGCCGCTTTATTCTTTCAAGCCCGAGTACAGTAATAATTTTGAAGTAGGATCAAAAAACGACTTTTTAGATAACCGCCTGCGTGTAAATGTAACCGCGTTTTATACCCGCGTTACCGACGCCCAGGTGCCAACCCTGATATTGCCTGATGCCATCACCGTTACCAAAAATGCGGGTAAATTAAGCAGTAAAGGTATCGAGGCCGAAATTAACGCTACCCCAATTAAGGGCCTGGAGTTTGATTACAATTTTGGTTATACCCGCGCCCGTTATACCACTTTAGTAGTTGGCAACAATGGTGAGGAAGTGAATTTAAAAGGCAACAAGCAAATTTATACGCCTAACATCACCAGTATGCTGGCCCTGCAATATGGCTATGATTTGGGCGGTCTGCTTAAAACAAAGCTGATTGCCCGCGGCGAATGGCGCTATCTTGGCGATCAGTATTTCGACCTGGCAAACCAGATAGAACAAAAAGGTTACAACAAGTTCAACGCGAGGGTAGGTGTAAGCACCAAAAGGTTTGGGCTGTTCTTTTGGGAAAGCAATATCGCCAACAAAAAATACATTGATTATGCCTATGATTTCGGCGCGACACACTTAGGCAATCCGCGCACTTACGGAGTGTCGCTGAATACTACTTTTTAA
- the fabG gene encoding 3-oxoacyl-[acyl-carrier-protein] reductase, with protein sequence MKLLEGKTALVTGASKGIGRKIAEKFAEHGANVAFTYLSSVEKGQALEQELQSFGTKVKGYRSDASKFDEADKLITDIVADFGTLDIVVNNAGITKDGLLMRMTEENWDEVLDVNLKSIFNVTKAASKIMMKNRKGVFINMSSVVGVQGNAGQANYAASKAGIIGFSKSVAKELGSRNIRTNVVAPGFIRTEMTEVLDPKVVEGWAAGIPLKRAGETEDVANACVFLASDMAVYITGQVIPVDGGML encoded by the coding sequence ATGAAATTATTAGAAGGAAAAACCGCGTTGGTTACCGGCGCGTCAAAAGGAATAGGCCGCAAGATTGCCGAAAAATTTGCCGAGCATGGCGCTAATGTAGCTTTCACTTATTTGTCGTCTGTTGAAAAAGGCCAGGCCCTTGAGCAGGAGCTGCAAAGTTTTGGCACTAAAGTAAAAGGTTACCGTTCTGATGCTTCCAAATTTGACGAGGCTGATAAACTGATTACCGATATTGTCGCTGATTTCGGTACGCTTGATATTGTTGTCAACAATGCCGGTATCACTAAAGACGGTTTGCTGATGCGCATGACCGAAGAAAACTGGGACGAAGTGCTTGACGTAAACCTGAAATCGATATTCAATGTTACCAAGGCTGCCTCAAAAATCATGATGAAAAACCGTAAAGGTGTATTCATTAACATGAGCTCGGTTGTTGGTGTGCAGGGCAATGCCGGCCAGGCTAACTATGCCGCTTCAAAAGCAGGGATCATCGGTTTCTCTAAATCAGTAGCTAAAGAGCTGGGCTCACGTAACATCCGTACCAACGTTGTTGCACCAGGTTTTATCCGTACCGAAATGACCGAAGTGCTCGACCCTAAAGTTGTTGAAGGATGGGCAGCAGGTATTCCGCTTAAACGCGCGGGTGAAACTGAGGATGTAGCCAATGCCTGTGTATTCCTTGCATCAGATATGGCCGTTTACATCACCGGACAGGTTATCCCTGTTGATGGTGGGATGTTGTAA